TCAGCTTATAGAACAGGTGAAGTAAAGTTCACTCTGTGATCTGCTTTCAGATCCtgatccatcctgtctccatgtctggGATGATTTATCATAAGTATTATTAAATGACACTAATATAATTCTTGCTGCTGCGGTCTGAAGCTGAATTTATTTAAGTAACTCACAGAAaaaactcctacaaacagctggaggcGACAAACTAAACCTATTATTGGTTTGATTTCATTGATTTTCTATATTCTGCTGTTcagtctgtcatttttttggacaaaaactggtgctaaaatgtggaaaaattcctCTGCCGAGTCAgattgtggatttttttaaagtaaaactgatGCTCATCCagacacaaaactgaaaatacaattaaaatcccataaaacaattaaaatcttGCAGAAATACATCGAAAAATAGCCTataaattcaaaaaaatgtttattattgtcacttttattgGATTTTCTGTCTAATTCTTTGCAATTTGGAAATggttaaacacatttaaatccatttttatggttgttttattatttaatgggTTTTTCATACAAAGGAAAACAATATATaatcaaaaatgtgattaattaccGTTTCTATGGTAAAACAGACATCTAGAATATTTTAATCTGATTTCAATCCAAATAGTAACAGCCTTAAAGGGAATTAAAATGAGTACTGGACTTTGATGCTTTTTAAgaagagctgcagaaatctgtaattatgtatatttttagcAAATTTAAAACAGCGAAACGCgtgtagaaaaataaattctgttttgtaaaagcagaatttgtttttacattttaaagtttaaaatgtatattaattttatttattgtgatttaacaaaactggaaaattctgtaaaatagcTGCTAAAATTTACCTTTTTTTGTCTTATAAATATGAGAAAACATCTGTGAAAAAAGGATATTTAATAGtggattaaaatacagtaaaacaatgTCATTTCACATGTAAGTCAATAcagttttttgtgattttaataatgttttttaacagttttacaggtaaaatatatttttcgtttcttagttattttaaaaaaaactgatatgATCAATGTGTGGTTtctcaaaaatgactaaaaagacagacgtcaataaaatattcaatacaaatatcctttttttctgtctttttacagcagatttcacttttttcattcACAAATGGTTCTGCGTTCGTCTTTCTAAGAGGTTTCAGATCCGTCACTTCTAGATTAGTGGATTTCACACCGGATCAGTGGAAGGAGACTCTGTGATCTACGGATAATTCTGCTCCACTGGGCTTCATTAAATGTTGTGTAACACTGACAGCTTGGACTGCGACGTCTATCCATGATTATAAATCAACAGAGGAGCACATTCAGAACCTTCAGCTTCtctaattttctgttttttctcagtTACTAATGTCTGTAGAAACATGGAGAAGATTTAAGATCATCTTCTAACAGCCAGGTTTTGTTACCGAATGGTGGAAAAGAACATTTTGAGAGTAATACCCAGAGAAGATGTAGAAACTGAAGTGAAGACCGAAAACATGAAATCTGCTGAGCTTTAGTCCACTTCAGATCCAGAAATGAGCCTGTAAAGAGTGAGATTCTGAGCCCGTAAAGAGTGAGATTCTGAGCCCGTAAAGAGTGAGATTCTGAGCCAATAAAAAGTGAGATTCTGAGCCCGTAAAGAGTGAGATTCTGAGCCCATAAAGAGTGAGCTTCTGAGCCCATAAAGAGTGAGATTCTGAGCCTGTAAAGAGTGAGATTCTGAGCCAATAAAGAGTGAGATTCTGAGCCCGTAAAGAGTGAGATTCTGAGCCCGTAAAGAGTGAGATTCTGAGCCCGTAAAGAGTGAGATTCTGAGCCCGTAAAGAGTGAGATTCTGAGCCCGTAAAGAGTGAGATTCTGAGCCCATAAAGAGTGAGCTTCTGAGCCCGTAAAGAGTGAGATTCTGAGCCTGTAAAGAGTGAGATTCTGAGCCAATAAAGAGTGAGATTCTGAGCCAATAAAGAGTGAGATTCTGAGCCCGTAAAGAGTGAGATTCTGAGCCCGTAAAGAGTGAGATTCTGAGCCCGTAAAGAGTGAGATTCTGAGCCCGTAAAGAGTGAGATTCTGAGCCCATAAAGAGTGAGCTTCTGAGCCCGTAAAGAGTGAGATTCTGAGCCTGTAAAGAGTGAGATTCTGAGCCCGTAAAGAGTGAGATTCTGAGCCCGTAAAGAGTGAGATTCTGAGCCCGTAAAGAGTGAGATTCTGAGCCCGTAAAGAGTGAGATTCTGAGCCTGTAAAGAGTGAGATTCTGTGCCCATAAAGAGTGAGATTCTGAGTCCGTAAAGAGTGAGATTCTGAGTCTGTAAAGAGTGAGATTGTGAGCCTGTAAAGAGTGAGATTCTGAGCCTGTAAAGAGTGAGATTGTGAGCCCATAAAGAGTGAGATTGTGAGCCTGTAAAGAGTGAGATTCTATGCCCATAAAGAGTGAGATTCTGAGTCCGTAAAGAGTGAGATTCTGAGTCCATAAAGAGTGAGATTCTGAGTCCGTAAAGAGTGAGATTCTGAGTCCATAAAGAGTGAGATTCTGAGTCCATAAAGAGTGAGATTCTGAGTCCATAAAGAGTGAGATTCTGAGTCCATAAAGAGTGACATTCTGAGCCCGTAAAGAGTGAGATTCTGAGTCCATAAAGAGTGAGATTCTGAGTCCATAAAGAGTGAGATTCTGAGCCCATAAAGAGTGAGATTCTGCTGGTTTATCAGATCTCCAGCCTCAGGTGTTTCTTCTTGGTCGTTTCAGAGCCATGAAGCCGTCggtctttctgctgctgctgctgtctgaggcGTCCTGCAGGTCTCACAGCTCCTGGTGTGAACTCGGCTGTGACTGTCAAAGAGAACCCAAGTTCACCATCTGCTCTCGGGCTCAGCTGACCGAGCCGCCCAGCCGAGTCCCGAGCACCACGGAGCTGCTGGACCTGTCCGACAACCTcatctcctccatcaccacctcctccttcagcagcaacagaaagctgcgagtgctgctgctgcagagcaaCAACATCAGCCTGGTGGAGGACGGCAGCTTCTCCCAGCTGGAGTTCCTGCAgaagctggacctgagctggaaCCGGATCTCCTCGCTGACTGAAGGCTTCTCCGTGGGCCTGGTCTTCCTGCGGGAGCTGCAGCTCTCCCACAACCGCCTGACCAGCCTGGACAGCCGCAGCTTCCTGCATCTGGACGGCCTGCAGAGGCTGAACCTGAGCAGCAACAGCATCCACAGCATCCAGGTGAGGTCCTTCTCGCCCATGAGCGCCCTGCGGCAGCTCCACCTGCAGGACAACCAGCTGGGCTCGCTGAAGAGCGGCATCTTCTCCATGCTGCGCTCGCTGGAGGTCCTCAATCTGGCCGGGAACCGCATCAGCGACACGGAGCTGGGCGTGTTCAAGCCGCTCACCAGCATGACGCTGCTCAACCTGGCCGACAACCGCATGTCTGCCGTCTACTTCAAGACCTTCCTGAGCATCCACACCTACAGCACCCACATCCTGCTGGAGGGGAACCCCTGGAACTGCGACTGCGACCTGCAGAGAGTCTTCAGGAAGCTGCGCAGCATCCAGCGGCTCTTCCTGGACGACTACTACAACCTGACCTGCAAGACGCCGCCCGTCCTCCACGACTACCTGCTGATGGACGTGGACACGGAGCTGTGCATCGCCGAGACCGTCACCGTgctcatcatcaccatcaccgtGGTGATCACCGTGCTGGCCGCCATGCTGATGGGCGAGAGgacgaggaagaagaggaagaaggggaTGCACTGGACGCAGCAGGGAGATCTGTCAGACGAGTCGGACTACTGAGCTCCTTCAGTCCCACATCAGCGTTTTTCTGCCTTCCTGGAAGAGATTTCAGattctgcagtttgttttgttggatTCTTCTCAAACTGTGCAGGAAATCACTCCAGAAGCACTTCAGATGCAGCTTATTCTGCCCGAACATGAACTGGTAGatgacacagaaacagaaatctgAAGCAAGACGTTTCAGTgtgtggaaacaaaaaaaagagggttttacagttttttagaCCACATGAGACCAAGTCTAGAGCTTTAGTCACTTCAAAACTCAACATACATGTGTTTAATCTGGAATATACGAACAAGAAGTTTTACTCCATGTGTGGAAAGAAACAAtgcaaaacacatttattcctTTTGTGTACATGAAAACAAGGATTTTACAACTTCTTCTTCATGTGAACCAAATGAAACCAGATTACAAGTTTTactcagtgtgtgaaaacagtaaaaaggaGGATTTTACAGGGTTTGTTTTTAGACCAAATGAGACCAAGTCTAGGTCTTTAATGACTGAACTTAAACTGGTCAAATCAGGACTAGAATGAACATGAGCCTGTAAATAGACTTTTTCTCCATCTGGTCCAAATGAAACCAGGTTTAGATCCAAAAATACTCCACTTAAAGTTGTTAAATGTGGATTATATGCAAGAAAAACCTCCAATGCTTCACCTACTGTGTGaaatcaatcagaaaaaattggattttactgtttttttcataCCATTTAAACCAAATGAGACCAAGTCTAGATCTTTAACCACTGAACTTAAACTGGTCAAATCAggactaaaatgaaaataaacctgTAAATGCTCTCTTTTTCTACATCTGGACTAAATGAAGCCAGGTTTAGATCCAAAAATACTCCACTTAAAGCTGTTAAATGTGGATTATTTAAgcaagaaaactgtaaaaagctCTACTTGGTGTGtggaaatgtagaaaaattAGTTTTTTAGTCCATTTAGACCAAAAAAGAAGCCTCCCAGATCATAAATTTCTCTATTTAAGCTTCTCAAGTCAggactaaaataaaaacaaacctgtaaaTTTGCTTTTTTACTCAATCAGATCCACATGAAACCAGGTTTATACCCAAAAACACTCAATGTAGTGCTATTTAATCTGGACTGTTTGGACAAGACGGCTCCAGAAATTGATTAAAGCACAGCGTCAGTATTTGCAAAAGCAATTATTAATTTGTTTAAACagtagaaaaatgtttattttacagctGTTTTCTTCATCTAGACAGCATGAAAGCAGGTTTAGATCCAAAAATCCTCCACATACAGTAGTTAAATGTGGATTATGTGAGCAAAAAAACGCctaaatatacagaaaaatagatCATTTAGCTCAAAAATAGCATTTTGTGGCTAATTCTCCATCTTGACCACATGAAACCAGACTTAGAACCAAAAATACTCCATTTTAAGATGCTAAATGTGGATTATGTCAgcaagaaaactgcaaaaaatctTTATTTGGGGTGTGGAAATGGAGAAAAGCTGAGATTTAAGACCATTTACACCACAAAAGACAACTAATAGATCATAAATTCCAGTATTTAAACGGCCAAAATCAGGACAGGAATGAAAATAAGCCTGAAAATTCACCTTTTTTTCTCTATCTGGACCACAGTTTATGTTGTTATTCTGTGAAATCACTTCAAAATACTTCTATAACTGCatattttcctaaaaaaataactgataattgatttttaacaaCTTTCTTACtgagtgtttcttttttatttgcattcttGTCATTAAATCACAGCCTGTGTGTCGTTAAAGTTTTATACCTTTGAAGATTTTGTTAACAGGAAACTAGAAGACGTCTCCAGAAGTCTGCAGCTCCCCCTACAGGTGAGCAGGTTTTACTGCAATGCAAATCATTTTCTGGCAGCAGCTGGGTGCGGCAGGTCGTTTCCTGGCAACGAGGCGTTTTCCAGGAACTGTCACTCACCTTTCTGTACACATGAGCTAGAATTAGCGCTATTTCTGCTGTCCTACATGCTCATATACAGCTTTTTTATGAATTACatccaaaaaactgaaaaaacgcTGATTATTATTGCTTTCTGTCTATTTCTTTGCCGTTTAGAAAtgattaaatgcatttttctgctacgttttgttaattttatgcGTTTTTCacgcaaagaaaaacaaatatgtaGTCAAAAATAGGATTAATTGTGCAAAACTGAGATATCTAGAGCAGGACAACACTGATATGTTACAGaaaactaaaattaaacaactttAAAGGGAATTTAAGAAGCAAATCAACACTTAAAGTTGATTTTGTTTCCTGTAATAATGTAGTAATGTCACTTTTGTCGTGTATTTCTATAAGTCTGACCACTATTTTACTGTGAGCTTCGTCAAAAGTTAAATATTTCTCTGcgtaaatgttaaataatcaCAGTAAAGAGGAAAATGGTggttcaatattttatttttattggatATCTTCCCCACAGAGACTCCTACAGTCAGTCGAGGCTCAGCTTTAAACAGGAAGTGtgtctttaaaatgaattactgggatgttttttcaatgttttgacTGTGATTAATGGAAGTTTCCCTTTAATTGAGCCACTTTAGGAGGAGTCAGAAGTCAAACGAGCAGAATTCACCTCAGACTGATGTCAATatggacaaaataaaagcaaacaaaagcataaaaaacaaCATGGAGGCTTAAATAAATACCAACTGTAAAGCTGTAATCCTTCTTTTAAAATTATCAGTTAGTCTCACGTTTGAAAAtctatttgatttgatttgattcacATAAATATGCTATAAAACATGATAATTTAGGCAGCAAATAGGACCTTTTCAGActtgaatattaaaatatgttaAGGAGACAAATCATCACATTGGTTTGGATAAAATAAGCTTTAATTTGATAAAAATCCCAGCATGCTTTCTGataatagaataaaaatgaacTCTGTTATTCATAACCTTTAATAATCAGCAACATaaagacagattttaaaacaatattttaaacataATACCACAATTAAACAAGTAATGCTGCATAATGTAACTATAGTCTGGttagttttttttcactgtgtcTGAGCCAATTGGTTTCCTATtttttataatataatataatgtaatatgatataatataatGCATTTTAGtgtaatacatttattttgaaaatataatgATTTGTGATGTAGCAGAACttataaaaatatattgtaatgCAAAATGCATTGTAGTATGATagaatttatttagaaaaatttAATAAGATAATATAATGCATTATAGtgtaatgtaatttattttaaaatatataatgtaaTTTATTATGACACCATATAATGGAGTGCATTGTAGTGCGAtgtaatttataaaaatatacaatataatataatatgatagtgttattgaatttattttaaaaatgtaatataatgtGTTGGAGTgtaatgcagtttattttaaaaaatgtataatttattATAACACCATATAATATGCA
This portion of the Acanthochromis polyacanthus isolate Apoly-LR-REF ecotype Palm Island chromosome 22, KAUST_Apoly_ChrSc, whole genome shotgun sequence genome encodes:
- the LOC110968066 gene encoding LOW QUALITY PROTEIN: TLR4 interactor with leucine rich repeats (The sequence of the model RefSeq protein was modified relative to this genomic sequence to represent the inferred CDS: deleted 1 base in 1 codon), producing the protein MKPSVFLLLLLSEASCRSHSSWCELGCDCQREPKFTICSRAQLTEPPSRVPSTTELLDLSDNLISSITTSSFSSNRKLRVLLLQSNNISLVEDGSFSQLEFLQKLDLSWNRISSLTEGFSVGLVFLRELQLSHNRLTSLDSRSFLHLDGLQRLNLSSNSIHSIQVRSFSPMSALRQLHLQDNQLGSLKSGIFSMLRSLEVLNLAGNRISDTELGVFKPLTSMTLLNLADNRMSAVYFKTFLSIHTYSTHILLEGNPWNCDCDLQRVFRKLRSIQRLFLDDYYNLTCKTPPVLHDYLLMDVDTELCIAETVTVLIITITVVITVLAAMLMGERTRKKRKRGCTGRSREICQTSRTTELLQSHISVFLPSWKRFQILQFVLLDSSQTVQEITPEALQMQLILPEHELVDDTETEI